Below is a window of Paenibacillus bovis DNA.
CTGAGTACATTCATCTGCTCCGGCTGAAAGCGCAGCTTCTCCACAAACTGCCGATTCCGCGATCCACGCGGGAAATAACGAATAATATCCGCATAGTTGATCAGATCGTCCTCACTCAGCTTGGGCTGATTGCTGCGAGTCTGCGTACTCACCTCGGTCAGCGCCTGCTCCAGTTCATAATCGATCACATGCGTATTCAGCTCAAATATATCATAGAATGGCTGTGAAATATTTTCTTTCTGTACAGATGGACTGTCCCAGCCTTCCGGCTGCTTGCCGAAAAATTGCTCCCGCAAGGACAGCACAGCAAACTTGCCGATCTTGTCCCGCAGCAGCAGTGTCAGATGCTGTGTGCGGAAAAATTCACCCGGTGCCAGCGGCTGCTGCAGTTCATATTCATATATATAATCATCCTGATCCGGAAAATAGACCCGGCTCGTCTGGAGCAGACCTACGGCCTCCAGCAGGGATGCCTGTTCCATCAGCTGCTTGCGTCCACGCTCACCCGGTTCCAGACCCAGCGTGAGGAATAATCCCCGCTGCTGTTCGACCGGTGAGTAGCCCACCTGCTGTGCGTTCACATGATCACAGAGCAGACGGTACAGACTGATGGCGAACGCTCCGGTAAGCGGCTGGTAGACCAGGTTCAGCATCCGTTCGTCCAGGCTGCCCAGTCCAAATTCGCGGTATACGCAGTAACGGTGATTCTCTGTAAAATGAAGTAAATTCTTGATGCGCATATTCCGCCCCCTTTCTGCTGCACCCATTTATACGGAATTCTATTCTACCACAAAACATTCACTTTCCACTCTGAAAATAAAGTGAAAATATGGGCGGAATAACCACTGTGCTTCAACATAATCTATTGTTTGCGAGAATACACATCAATAGCGATTTTGAAGATGAAGCAACCATGAACAGACTGTGAAGTGAATTGCCCTGCCCATCCCGTTCGGTTACAATAATAGGGTCAGGTTTTGCAGACCAGGCGCAGCCATTTCAACCATGCGCCTTATTATATTCCCGGAACTACACGGTTGACCAACTTACACATACAGGAGTGATTTCTTTTATGAACGAAGCTGTAGCTACACTCGAAGGCTGGTACGCACTGCATGATTTCCGCACGATTAACTGGACGGCATGGAAAGCAGCCGACGATGAGGAACGTGCCGGTGCACTCGAAGAACTGAACGCACTTATCCATGAATGGAATACAATCAGCGCCGAAAGAAGCGGCAGTACAACCGTCTACAGCATCGTTGGACAAAAAGCCGACTTTGTGATGATGCATCTGCGCGAGACGCTCGAAGATCTGAACAAGATCGAGACCGAATTTAACAAAACGACATTCGCCCGCTTTACCGAAAAAGCCTATTCCTATGTCAGCGTAGTGGAGCTGAGCAGCTATATGGCCGGCAAGAGCGATGAAGATCCCATGCTGAATCCACAGGTTGTCGCCCGCCTCAAACCGGCACTGCCTGCTTCCCGTTATATCTGCTTCTATCCGATGAACAAAACGCGTAATTTGGGCGACAACTGGTACATGCTGCCTATGGAGGAGCGCCGCGAGATGATCCGCAGCCACGGTCTGATCGGCCGCAGCTATGCCGGCAAGGTTAAACAGATTATTACCGGTTCGGTAGGTCTGGACGATTGGGAATGGGGCGTTACCCTGTTCTCCGATGATGCCCTGCAATTCAAAAAACTTGTCTATGAAATGCGCTTTGACGAAGCCAGCGCACGCTTTGGCGAATTTGGCGCTTTCTATGTAGGTAGTCTGCTGGACAGCGAGAAGTTCGAAGAAATGCTGAAGTTGTAACAGCATACGCTAATTGTCCATATATTTTTCAAGCAAATAATATAAGCCAGCCTGCGATTGATCCGGTCCTCCGGAACATTCGCAGGCTTTTTATTTTCATTTGTGAAAATACATACTTGGTATATTACTTTTCCATAAGTAAAAAAGTCCTATTTCATCCAAAAATAATTGTCGAAAAATGTAATGTTTACCAATCTATCCGACGATATAGAATTAAACTTTATAATTATCCGAATTAACCGACATTACCAATCACTAATTATTCAGGAGAATAGAAAGAGGGAGATCCTATGTCTTTGAAACTCAAGTTAATTTTACTCGTCGTTTCCGCAGTGATTCTGATTGCTGTACCTGTAGGCACGATTGCTCTGTATGCGCTTAATCAGGAAGCAGAACAATCGGTACACAGTGAATTGAAAAGTACGGTCGAAACAGCCGTGAGCCAGACACAGGGCTGGATCAATACCAACAGCAAAGTGCTGGAGACCATGGGTACCTTTATCCAGAACAATATTCCGCTGGATGAAGTGACTACCAAGCATCTGGAAGTATACAAAAGTGAATTGAACAACGGCAATATCTCTGACCTCTATCTCGGTCTGAAAAACAATAAAATGATCGATGGCAGCGGCTGGGTACCCGATAAAGATTATGATCTGCGTACACGTCCATGGTATATCAACGGTAAAGCAGCCAACAAACTGGCCGTTAACGAACCTTATGTAGATTTGATCAGCAAAAAATTCTCTGTCCCTATCACAATGCCGATGAAAGACGCTAATGGCGAGTTTGCCGGTATTTTGGCAGAAGATATCTACCTCTCCACTATTACTGATTATATTAACAATATCAAAACACCAGGCGGCTTTACCTTCCTGCTGGATCAAAAAGGAACTGTACTGGCTCATCCCAATACAGACTTCGTCAGCAAGCCTCTTGCCGAGCAGGCCGATTACAGCAGCATCGCTGCATCGATGTTTTCCGGCGATTCCGGCAGTATGACATATAGCTACAAAGGCGATTCGCAGCTCGTATATTATCAAAAACTTCCCGGCACCGGCTGGATCGTAGCAACCTCCATTTCCGAAAAACTGGCTTTTGCCGATTATGTACAGCTTCGCAATAAAATTATTCTTCTCCTTGTTGTTATCACGATTGTGCTTGTTGTACTGGCATTCTTCTTTGCTACACGTATTGTAAAACCATTGAACACTCTTCAGAAAAATGCACAGCGCCTGGCACAGGGCGACCTGACTGTACAGGTACCGGTCAAAGGCAAAGATGAAATTGCCCAGCTGGGTGAAGACTTTAATACCATGTCTGCCGCTCTGCGCAATCTGATCGAGACCGTCTCCAACTCTGCCGAAAATGTAAACAAAGCATCCCTGCAAATGTATAACAACGCCTCCAGCTCCGGCGATATCGCACAGCAAATCTCTACGGTTATCGAAGAAATCGCGCGCGGCGCCAACGATCAGGCAGAATCGATCCAGGTCGGTGCCGAGATGGTAATGGGTATGACCCATTCTCTGGAGCAGGTATCTGCCCATGCCGGACAGGCTGCCAGCATGATTAATGAAGTTAATGGAGCCATGACACGTGGTACGGATGCAATCACCCAGCAAAGCTCACTCGCCAATGCGGGTCAGGAATCCACCAAGCGCGTAGAATCTTCCAACTCGCTGCTTATCAGCAAACTCGAAGAAATCGCCAAGATTACGCAGGTGATTCGCGAGATCAGCAGCCAGACCAACCTGCTGTCACTGAATGCCTCGATTGAAGCAGCCCGTGCCGGTGAGCATGGCCGCGGATTTGCAGTAGTCGCCAGCGAAGTCCAAAAGCTGGCAGAGCAAGCTTCTCATTCTGCCGAAGATATCAGCGCACTGCTGGTTGAGCTGCAGGATGCCGGCAAGCAAAGTTCCAGTGTACTGGCTTCCTTCCGGGAGACGACTGTACAACAGCAGCAATCCATGAATGAGACACGGGAATCTTTTGAACAGATTCGCAGTTCGGTAGATGGCATTATCGGCCGGATCACCCAGGTACTCTCGGGTGTTAATGAAGTACAGACAGGTGCGCTTCAAGTATCCGACGTTATTACAGGGCTTGCCGCTGTTGCCGAAGAAAGTGCAGCTGCAACACAGGAAGCGGCTTCTTCCACTATCGAGCAGACCCAGTCTATTTCCAGCATCTCCACATCGTCCAAGCATTTGACCGAAAGCGCCAACCATCTGCTGCAGGAAATTGGTCAATTCCAGGTCAATGCACACAATAACGAGACATCTTCCCGTTAATATGATCTTTTCCACTCTATTCTCTCCTGAATAGACCGTTAACTATACAAAAAGAGCAGGCTCCTGATCGGAGTCTGCTCTTTATTTTGACCTGTATATCGTATTGCATGATTCACGGAAAGTAAGGTTATTCAGCCGGAGTTCCGTCATTTTTCAATGAAGCGAGATACTCCTGCTCTTCACGGTCACGTGTCCGGCTTTTATCTTTTAACCGCTCGATGGCCGGCTGGATCAGAAGATCCACTTCCTGCTGGATCACATAAGCCAGATCATGACGGCTCTGATCTTCCAGAAAGGAACCGGCTTCCATCAAGCCGTTATAACGGTCCAGCTCGTCACGCGTCAACAATCCACGCACCTGAACGCTGCAATGACGCATCTTACAGGAATTTACCTTTTTTCAGTGCCAGGGATACGCCACCGATGATGAACAGCCAGCGGATATCAATGACTTTTTTCAGCTGTGCAGCTACCCAGCCTTTGAGCTTGCGGTCGCCTACGATACCAACTGCTTCGCCTTTACCCAGGGAAGCAACTGTACCTTTGTTGCTGAATGTGAATTTCTTCGGTTGTTGTCCACGGATAGCTGCCAGAATGTTCTGTGCTACTACCGGTCCCTGCTGCATGGAGATCTGTGCAGTTGGAGGGTATGGACGTCCTTCCGGATTGAACATCAGGGCGCTGTCACCGATCATGAAGATATCTTCATAACCTGGTACATGCAGATATTCATCGATTTTTACGCGGCCGCGCATCGTTTCGAATCCAGCTTCTTCCACGACACGGTTACCACGGATACCACCTGTCCATACGACAGTGTTCGCCGGGATTTTCTCCAGATCGTCGCCAACGACAACGCCGTCAGGCTGACATTCTTTGATCGCTACGCCGATTTTGAACGTAACGCCTTTGTTTTGCAGCACTTTCATCGCGTACTCTACCAGTTCAGGATCGAAGCCTGGCAGTGCAGTTGGAGCTGCTTCCACGTTGTAGATTTTAACTGCGGAACGATCGATACCGTGTTTTCTGCACAGCTCGGCTACACGATCAGCCAGCTCGGCTACGAACTCGATACCTGTGAAGCCGGCACCGCCGACAACAAAGCTCAGACGCTCCGGTTTTTTGTCTGTTTTGTAAGCTACGAACTGGCTTTCGATATGCTCACGGATTTTGCGAACGGAGTTAATGCTGCGGATCATCATTGCATTTTCCATCATACCCGGGATACCGAATGTTTCCGGCTCGCCGCCCAGGGAGATAACCAGGTAATCGTAAGACAGTGTACCGTCTTCCAGAATTACTTTTTTCTCCTGTGGGAGGATTTGTTTTACGTTGGATTTTACCAGATCGATTTTGAATTCGTCGACCAGTTTGGAGATTGGCACATACGCATTTTCTTCAGCGTCTGTACCTGCTGCAGGCATATGCAGGTGGGTTGTGAAATAATGATACTCGTGACGGTTGACCAGAGTCACATCTGCCTCATTATAGTTCAGTTCTTTTTGAAGACGTTGCGCTGTCATGATGCCGCCATAACCGGCGCCAAGAATGACGATTTTTGGAATGCTACTCATGTCTGTTTTCCCCTTCCAATTTGTTCAATTGAGCATTAGAAAATGCTGAATCATAATGATATTCATTACGTGCATTATCTAGCTGCCCACTTATGTTGATGACAGACAGTCAGACACTGCACTGAAACGATATAAATTATTTAACCAAACCTTGTTAACTAAACCTTGGATAATGGTTCTTCATTCTGGCAGAAACCTGTATATACATTTCACGGAAGCTCTATAGCGCAATTGTGAAAATATACACAACGGGTGGCAGAAATAGAGATGTTGTCTAAATATTGCTATACGATATGTCACATTATATTGTAACGCTTATGCACCATTTTTTCAAAAAAAATTTGCTTTTTTTTCAAAAAACTGTCCGTTTTCTGTCACAAACCATTATCGACACAACTGAAATGATAGCTATTTTCGCTGAAAAGATCAAGAGAAAATTTAATTTTCAGTATATTTCATGTAAAATTTAATCTTAATTTTTCAGAAATTGCAGGATGGTTATTAATGGCTTCACAATATTGATCATTTCCTTCCTTTGAAAATCGTTCTCAACCGATTATAATGAGTAAAGATTTGATTACTTATGGAGGTGTGGTACGGTGACATCTACAACCACCGGAGCAATGAGCGATATCCTTATTATTGGTGGAGGTCCTGCAGGCATGTTTGCCGCTTTTTACGGCGGTATGCGTCAGGCATCTGTCAAACTGATCGAAAGTATGCCTCAGTTGGGTGGACAGCTTGCTGCCCTTTACCCTGAGAAATATATTTATGATGTAGCCGGCTTCCCGAAAATCACTGCCCAGGAGCTCGTGAACAACCTGCAGCAGCAGATGAATCTGTTTGATACAGATATTCGTCTGGAAGAAAAAGTACTGAATGTAGAGAAAAAAGGCGACCGTCATTTTGTCGTCACTACTGATAAAGGCACCCATGAAAGCAAAGCAGTTATTATTACTGCCGGTGTCGGCGCATTTGAACCGCGTCGTCTGGAGCTGCCGAATGCCGAGCAGTTCGAAAAAGCCAACCTGCACTACTTTGTCAGCGACCTGAGCCGGTTTGCCGGTAAAAAGGTACTGATCAGCGGTGGTGGCGACTCGGCGGTAGACTGGGCGTTGATGCTGGAGCCTGTAGCTGCTGAAGTGACACTGATCCACCGCCGGGACAAATTCCGTGCCCATGAGCATAGTGTAGAAAACCTGATGGCATCCAATGTCAAAGTGGTAACGCCTACCGAAATCACCGAACTGCATGGTGAAGATCGTATCGAGCGTGTTACCCTGGCTCATGTGAAAAGCGGCGAGACCCAGGAGATCGAAGTGGATGATGTGATTATCAACTTTGGCTTCCTCTCCTCGCTCGGTCCGATCGCTGAATGGGGAATCGAGATTGAGAAGAACTCTATTATCGTTGATTCCCGTATGGAGACAAATGTCGAAGGTATTTTTGCTGCCGGGGATATTACGACTTATCCAGGTAAACTGAAACTGATTGCAGTCGGTTTTGGTGAAGCGCCTACCGCTATCAATAATGCCAAAGTATACGTCGATCCGGATGCCAAACTGTCTCCGGGACACAGCAGTAACATGAAGCTCTAAGCCTGTACCAATTTTGACCGGGATATTCTCCTATCAGGGATTGCCCTGTTACGCAGCTCGAACCGGATACAAGCGCTTCTCCCTTTCCATGATGATGAACGGACAGGAGAAGCGCTTTTCTTCTGGACAAAATGTGAAGATCTATCGCAGATCATTATGTCTATTTTGAAATATGGAATCCTAACGATTCGGCTTTGGTCTGGGGTCTGTGTCTATTCTCTGCTGTCAGCGCTTCCGATGTTGCCAAATTGTTCACCTTTTCCT
It encodes the following:
- the hemQ gene encoding hydrogen peroxide-dependent heme synthase; this encodes MNEAVATLEGWYALHDFRTINWTAWKAADDEERAGALEELNALIHEWNTISAERSGSTTVYSIVGQKADFVMMHLRETLEDLNKIETEFNKTTFARFTEKAYSYVSVVELSSYMAGKSDEDPMLNPQVVARLKPALPASRYICFYPMNKTRNLGDNWYMLPMEERREMIRSHGLIGRSYAGKVKQIITGSVGLDDWEWGVTLFSDDALQFKKLVYEMRFDEASARFGEFGAFYVGSLLDSEKFEEMLKL
- a CDS encoding methyl-accepting chemotaxis protein translates to MKLKLILLVVSAVILIAVPVGTIALYALNQEAEQSVHSELKSTVETAVSQTQGWINTNSKVLETMGTFIQNNIPLDEVTTKHLEVYKSELNNGNISDLYLGLKNNKMIDGSGWVPDKDYDLRTRPWYINGKAANKLAVNEPYVDLISKKFSVPITMPMKDANGEFAGILAEDIYLSTITDYINNIKTPGGFTFLLDQKGTVLAHPNTDFVSKPLAEQADYSSIAASMFSGDSGSMTYSYKGDSQLVYYQKLPGTGWIVATSISEKLAFADYVQLRNKIILLLVVITIVLVVLAFFFATRIVKPLNTLQKNAQRLAQGDLTVQVPVKGKDEIAQLGEDFNTMSAALRNLIETVSNSAENVNKASLQMYNNASSSGDIAQQISTVIEEIARGANDQAESIQVGAEMVMGMTHSLEQVSAHAGQAASMINEVNGAMTRGTDAITQQSSLANAGQESTKRVESSNSLLISKLEEIAKITQVIREISSQTNLLSLNASIEAARAGEHGRGFAVVASEVQKLAEQASHSAEDISALLVELQDAGKQSSSVLASFRETTVQQQQSMNETRESFEQIRSSVDGIIGRITQVLSGVNEVQTGALQVSDVITGLAAVAEESAAATQEAASSTIEQTQSISSISTSSKHLTESANHLLQEIGQFQVNAHNNETSSR
- a CDS encoding NAD(P)/FAD-dependent oxidoreductase, translating into MSSIPKIVILGAGYGGIMTAQRLQKELNYNEADVTLVNRHEYHYFTTHLHMPAAGTDAEENAYVPISKLVDEFKIDLVKSNVKQILPQEKKVILEDGTLSYDYLVISLGGEPETFGIPGMMENAMMIRSINSVRKIREHIESQFVAYKTDKKPERLSFVVGGAGFTGIEFVAELADRVAELCRKHGIDRSAVKIYNVEAAPTALPGFDPELVEYAMKVLQNKGVTFKIGVAIKECQPDGVVVGDDLEKIPANTVVWTGGIRGNRVVEEAGFETMRGRVKIDEYLHVPGYEDIFMIGDSALMFNPEGRPYPPTAQISMQQGPVVAQNILAAIRGQQPKKFTFSNKGTVASLGKGEAVGIVGDRKLKGWVAAQLKKVIDIRWLFIIGGVSLALKKGKFL
- a CDS encoding NAD(P)/FAD-dependent oxidoreductase; this translates as MTSTTTGAMSDILIIGGGPAGMFAAFYGGMRQASVKLIESMPQLGGQLAALYPEKYIYDVAGFPKITAQELVNNLQQQMNLFDTDIRLEEKVLNVEKKGDRHFVVTTDKGTHESKAVIITAGVGAFEPRRLELPNAEQFEKANLHYFVSDLSRFAGKKVLISGGGDSAVDWALMLEPVAAEVTLIHRRDKFRAHEHSVENLMASNVKVVTPTEITELHGEDRIERVTLAHVKSGETQEIEVDDVIINFGFLSSLGPIAEWGIEIEKNSIIVDSRMETNVEGIFAAGDITTYPGKLKLIAVGFGEAPTAINNAKVYVDPDAKLSPGHSSNMKL